In Lolium rigidum isolate FL_2022 chromosome 7, APGP_CSIRO_Lrig_0.1, whole genome shotgun sequence, the DNA window TAAGGAGACTGTAAAAAGTCATGCTTTCGAATAAATTTGTGTATGCTAATGTGGTATAGAGAATTTCAAACTTCCAAACCAGTTGACCAGTAACTGCACTTTAAATAGTTGAATCAAGatcacaattcaaagtaaaaaaaatcagaaaatataCAATCATAGGATAAAGTGATAATAATTTACTAGTATCATGTAGATTAAGAAGAAGCAATGGAGCTAAATGATAATCTATACAAAAGAGTTTGAAAAAACCTATCCACCTACGGAAATAACCTGCATTCAAATGATGATCACATGGTTGCATGAAATTTCAAGCAATTTATCTATTGCCATGCATATGCATGAACACaaagataataggaacaacaaTCATTTACAAATTTATTACAAGCTTCAAGAAGCAGTACATGTTAACAGTTTCACGGCGCCTTTCCAAATGAACAAGAAGGATCTCAATATCAAAGAAAGTAAACTTATATCATCTTAGCACATCTTTTGTGTATTATAAAAATAACAAAAGGAAGGTTCAAACCATGCAAATAGTATTTAGCAGGAATATAGAATATTGCATGTTAGCAGAATTACAATAGCAAAGTCTTACCAGTTCCATTTGGATAACACTCAACACAGCGTGTTTGATAACCCAGGAAAGACATCCTTCGCTGCTCAGGCTCAGACATACGGCGCAAATCATAAACAGTCACATGCCTTCCTGCTGTCGCAACAACCAACTTATATCCTGCTAATGAAAGTGAGTATACACGTTCAGGTTGGTTATGTGTCCCAATAAGTGCATGCTCTTGCGGCCCATTAACACCTCTTGGATCCCAGCACTTTATAGTCTTATCCCAGCTGCCAGTGATAACTTGCCCTGACATAAGACATATTACAAACATTGATGTTTCACATTATTCTTAAGAAGTGACAAATTATCTGGAAAAGACTTAATTAGTGAATTATGATTGTACGGGAAATGCAAGGTCCACTTGTAAGTGAGATATTTTACCTGATATATCCGATTTACTGAATTTTTCATACATACTATAACCTAATAGGGCAAAATATTCACCTAACCTTTTGGTATCATGCTACCTCATGCATCTAGTAATCTATCTTATCTGATTACAAAATGAAACAGTATAAGACATGAGCTTATCGGTTCCAAGTTTTTTTTGGGGTCAAATGCAATACAACTGTAGATTTTAGTACCATAACCGTAGAAGATCACATGATTTGGATGTTTCCAGTGATGTAGGACTTGTAAGCTCATGGTATAGTTCACGCGACAAAAGTTAAATTGTTTTAGATAAACGCAGTAAACTTCAAATCATTGCAGCCTACATAAGAACTTCTGAATTCTTAATGCCATATTTCACCATTCCCTTACGTAGTTTCATAAAGTCGCATGTCTGTTGGTAAAGGCCAAGCCAATCAGATAGCTATCCTGCTAAGAGTTTCAATATTCATTCAATAGATATCATCTAGGCTCTTTCAGCCTCTCATATGGCATTTGGGTTTTCTGGAACAACTACTGAATGATGGGCAGATGAAGAATGTATGGAATTGAGCAACAAATACAAAAGGTGGATATCATAAGAAAGTACATGGAATGGATATTTATCGAGTACTCAATATATAAGGACAAGTGAAATAGACAAAAAGGAATTCAACTATTGTCGTGCGGTGACTGAAGACTTTTTTACATGATTATATTATTTGTCGCCAGGAAGTACTAAAGGATGAACTCAACTAGCAAAGCGGTACAATCTGCGACAAGTATTTAGGGCAGGAGGGAGTAGTATAAGACATGAACTTATCAGTTCCAAGTATTCTTTTGGGTCAAATGCAACACGGCTGTAGATTTTAGTAGCATGAATGTAAAAGATCACAGGATTTCAATGTTTCCAGCACCGTAGGACTTGTAAACTCACAATATTGTTCACGCGACAAAAGTAAAATTGATTTAGATAAACGCAGGAAACATCAAATCATTGCAGCCTACATAAGAACCTCTGAATTATTAATGCCATATATCACTATTGTCTTGCATAGTATTCATGTAATTTCATAATTTGCATGTCTATTGGTAAAGACCAAGCCAACCAGATAGTCCTCTTAAGATTTTCAATATTCATTCAATAGATGTCATCTAGGCTTTTGCAGCTTCTCACATGGGATTTGGGTGTTGGTGAACAACTATTGAATGAGGGGCAGGTGAACAATGTAGGGAATTGAGCGACAAATACAAAAGGTGGATCATAAGCAAGTACATGGAACTGATATTTATCGAATACTACATCTGTAAGGATAAGTGAAATACACAAAAAAGAATTCAACTATTGTTGAACGGTGACTGAAGACTAGTTTTACATGAAGCTAATTATGATAGTCTTACCCCAGCACCAGGAACAAATAAATGATGAACTCAACTAGCAAAGCAGTACAGTTGAACTATTGCAATTTGTGGTCAGACTGACAAGGTTATTGACTTAATTAACCCATCTCTAGGAACAGGAAACATGGATTCAGTAAACTAGCAATGTTATTCAGAAACTGAAGTTTGACAACACAATAGCACTTCTCGGCAAAAGCAATTAAGCAAGTACCTTGGTCGTAGGAGTACTCCACACAGGACACTGGACCAACATGGCTTCCCAGGCGATAACTGCTATCAGCAATAAACGCCAGCCTGCATTATATAGACGACAAAAAAGTTCCCAAACATACGAGCTATCAGTTGCGCTTCAATTTCTACGAAAGATAAATTGAAATTGAGTTAATAATGCTGCGGGAAATTGGGCCCGAAATCCACTACTCCCTATCGGTATCGACCCAATTTAACATCACAAATGCACATCAGCAAATCTCTATCTCTACTCGGGATCAGTCGGGGTGCCAAAGCTCTACTGCGTCCCCAATCGTTCAATCTCGGAATGTCTCAGGAAAATGCAAATCAAACGGGACGGGAAAGTAAACAGGCGGTCGCGCGGTGTCATCACCTTCGCACGACGTGGTCGGCGGAGGCGCTGAACCCCGAGTCGTCGTCGTGGAAGCAGCAGTCCAGCACGGGGCCCTTGTGCGTGAACACCACCCCCACCGGCTCGTTGGCCCGAGCGTCGTAGAGCCGCACCGTCTGGAAGGAGCGAACGCGCGCGCACGCGCAACCAAGCCCCAATCGAACCCAACGGGTCAAACcggggagctagggtttcgtTTCCTCGAAGAAGCAGGAGGCCCGCGCGCGCGCGAGGATGGGGACTCACCTTCTCCCAGGAGGAGACGAGGAGGCGGTCGCTGCTCCTCGAGAAGCGGAGGTTGGAGACCCCGTCCTTTGGCGGGTGCGCCAGCTCCCTGCCCATCTCggtgcggcggccgccgccgccaccatcgacCGGCGGCGGGCCGGTGGCGGGCGCCGCGCTCATGGCGGGGTGCGCCCACCGGAGGAGGCGGTGGTTATCCTGGCCGCCTAGGCTGCTGCGTTTCGCGGTAGGACTAGGATGCGGAGGGGATCGAAATTTTGAACTCGCAACGAGCGAGCCGTGGATCAGAGAGCGGGGTTATAAAAGGGGAGGGTTTCGGGAATGGTCCGTCCGAGCATCACTGTCGTCTCCGTCTTATGGGCCAGCCAGCTTTACCATTCATTGGGCTTCAAATTTACGTTGGGTGTATGGTCCAACGATTTGGTTAGTTCGCCAAAACTGTTGGGCTCAGCAAATTGGATTCCGGCTCAATATAACATTTTTTTCTCTGATGGTCAGAAAATTATCAAAGCTTCGAAGATGGAGTGCATGCCTGGTTACTTATCCAGCGCTGAAGGAAATAAAATCTGATCGTGATAGCATGGTGGATGTTAGTTTCATCCATGAAGGTAGATCATCGAATGTGCATGCTCACAACTTAGCTCGTAGCCCTTTAGACTTTCATCAGGGTCGCCTTGTGGCTTCTGCCTGATGTGGATCTTGTACCCTTTTCTCTACTATAAACCCTAAAAAGTACACTAGTTTCAATTAAGAAACTGGAATGTCAGTTATTACAAGGATTATACCGTAAAAGCATCGACGAATAGCAGAACAACTCTACAAGTTTTGATGGGTATAAAAAGTACCATAACTCAACAGACTCCAGTGGAGCTTTCAAGGAAATGAAGATGGACACAATGCAGCTATCCTCCTCACATAACTCCAGCCAGGTTTTTGTCCGAAGATCTCCTATGCAATTTGCGATATTCTCAGGCTCCCAGGTCGTATTCTTTGACAACAagatttctttcttgttttccacACATTCAGTGATATATCCTAACATAACAGCTCTCCTACCCCTACCGCAATTAGAGTTAAACCAATCTCTATATAAGTCTCCAAAACTAGTCTGAATGGAATTAATCCCTAGAACAACACTAGTTACATTCCAAATATACTTTGCTAGAGAACACAAAAAAGAATAAATGTTCTTGCGTCTCGCAAACATCGTACAACTCGCAAAATTCTAATTTTTCCATTCACTTTTCAACAAGTATTTTCTTGGTCAGAATTTTGTTTCTGATCAACAGCCAGCAAAAACATTTGATTCTCGAAGGCATTTTGAGGGTCCACATAACTTATAAGAAAAAATTGGCACGCTCGGctattaaaatgagtgcataaattTAACAGAAAATGCCCTAGATTTGGTCAGTAGCCAAGTTACTCTATCAGGTTCTCACAAATTTACCTGACTACATAATTATAAAAGCTTTAACCATATTTCTTTAGTTTCATCTCTTAGAAACCTCCTAAATTTAATAAAATCGAACACTCTGGTAAAACCGGGTTAACTGTAATATTATGAATATAACAAAGATTATACAAACGAGGGAAACTTTCACATAGTGGTTTGTGACCAATCTAACAATCCTCCTAAAATGAGTCTTCCTACCATCACCAATTATCTCACAACAATTGTAGAAAACATTTTTAACGTAAACCAAACCAGACCAAAAATTTGAATGAGCATGATTTGGCTTACATTGAGCAAAAGTATCTTTTCTTAAGTACTTTACTCCAACCAAATCTTGCCACTTACCCTgtttattctcttttttttcgatatgggagcatcgccccagcctctgcatcaatagatgcacacggctaacTTTATTGAACTAAAAGTACGGAAAACAAGTACAGAAGGTTTATTCTCTTACCTCTAGATCCATTTTCAAAGGAGGACCTCACTACTACTTACAATACAACCCTAAACAAAAATCTAGAACGACAACACCCTACAACTACAATGCCCTCAAAGAACAAAAGTTACAATAGGACACCCTTACAAACTATAATTATATAGGGAGAGAAAGAGGTTACAACGAGGCATGCTTCGGAGCAAGTGTTTTTGTTGGCGTGATCTGTTTGTCTCTCCATCTGGTCGTCCAATATGTTATGGGTTAGTAAGTTTTTATATCCCTGATGTGGGATCACCATGGCATAGGAGGAAGACACACGAGGAATAAGGGTTTTGTAAACTCATCTCACCTGTTTGGTGCCATATCCCCTGTTACATGAGAGCTATTCATGTTTTGGTTCAACGAATATAGATCGATCTTTAGCTCTAGACAACATATTGTTTAGGTGGCGATGATGGCAACCCTGAAGCGAGAGTATATAAGTTTGTTTCATAGGGCGGATAACATATTAACCGACGTGGTGAATTACACTCTTCGACAACTAGGGCAGCAACACATTCCCGAAAAACATGTTACTAGATTTCAGTTGTACCACTCACTCGCTAAACATGTTCACGCTATCCTATTTTGAAACCGAGTAATATTTACAGTCGACCAAGTGTGGTTTTGACATTATTAGTGACAAAGAGTTTCCTTGTTCCTACATTATCGATTTTTTCCCCTCAATATTCTTCAAGTGTTTTCTTCCAATTTGGTTTACCGNNNNNNNNNNNNNNNNNNNNNNNNNNNNNNNNNNNNNNNNNNNNNNNNNNNNNNNNNNNNNNNNNNNNNNNNNNNNNNNNNNNNNNNNNNNNNNNNNNNNTACATATATGAGCAATGGTCATGGGCTTTTTGCGGACCAGACCTTCCATGAGCTCTTTCGTGGGCACCCCGTTATCGAAGGCGTCGTCGATTGCTCTTTCTTGATTGCTCTTTCCTGTGAGATATCCTTGCAGAGTTTTTCAGGTTGGTCTATCGTTCGATGTATGAATGTATGGGCTCGTTGTGCCTTTGAGTGTGATAGCTACAAGTACACGgatcaattgtagctagttttgAAATAAGAGTACCGAACCAGGAGGAGCTACTAATTACGGTCTTAATACCCCTTGTTGCTATGTATTCAAGATTACTTATGAGTGCATTTTTTAAACGTGTTTTTACAATGTTATTTCATTAAGTTATCATTGAGTAGtaataggatttttgtatttcaccgcgctaccgcGCCTTTTTATGCTTGTATACGCATGATCTTAAAATAATAAAGAAATGATAAAATATCAATAAAAATTGTCATTTTATGGTATTTTGACGTGATAAAAATCACGTAagcacttaattatgcacctgGGCAAAGGGAGGATGTGAGGACAAGCTCCAGAAGGTTTAGCGGGCATCGGTATGGGGGAAGtccgcccgtaccgtccgcccgtgcGGTGTGTCAGGAGCATCTCCTCGTCAAATACTTCCATCTTGTGCAGACGACATAGGGATCTGAGACACACAACTCCGAAAAGCAGAGAAACACTGCCCCTAATCAGATCTAGCGAAGGAACCTTGGAGAAGACATCATCTGTGCTGCTACGCggatcctcggaggacaaggcatcatccccttcatcattaACCGCTGCATCACCAATCCCATTCTCCTCCAACCAAAATTttaatcttgattgctattgtggatttgtgtTCGAATTCATTCCATTCCTTTCATCCCctccataagattatgatgatgttcttgattgcttccatgtgtgagtagttcatttagttcttggggagatggagaaaccctagcatgaatatgagatgaatctaagatgatttatGATTTTAaatattaatgtgtgttagttctctctcttgatattatatgttgtGCGCCATGTAATATTTACCCGATGGTCTCGAGAGGGAAGtaccctttgaagtgtggtaaagtgaacggcGAGAAGTGATATTACCGTATCGGCACTTTAACACATAGATGAGGGGGATAAAGAGGGACTCaccaagctcatatcgataaccacggggtaaaacccttaatagaaatagtcaatatgtggcttgcacAAGACTAGCggctgtggttatttagagatgtgaTGGCTGAtggctttctgggcgcatcttgATACGGAGCTCTCCCCACGCACAATATGATTAAAAGCATACttcatcttgattaacatgaatcataatgctagaggtggatcgAATAATCCCTGAGAACACTTTATCTTATTAAGTTTCCACCCATTTCCTATAACGCTTTTACTGTTTTGTTTACTTTATTGCAACCAATCACAACCATCCCCTAAAACCATTTTAAAtttgagattagaaaacaatTTAAAAGTAATCTTAAATAGGTGgtagcaaggggcattaagatcttaactagtagctcctcctggttcgatactcttatttcgaaactagctacaattgacATGTGTATTTGTAGTTatcaaactattttctggcgccgttgccggggagctcaACGCTTTTGGTATTTGTTCTTAGTTGCTAATTTATTATTGTTTTTACTAAAATTGTTTAATAATTTCAGATAACACCATGGCTGCTCTTGGGATTATGAATAAGCTTGATACAGCTGAATACCTCGGGCGATTCAACTGTGGGTTTGTTAAAGAATTCCCAAATGGGAGTGATGTGAAGTATGCGATTCATCCACGCTTCATTGCTATTATGAAAGAAAAAAACCTTTGCAGGAGATGATTCCGATGAGGATCCTTATAATCATCTATATTTCTTTAATGAGTTGTGTTGGACAACTAAATTGAGAAACTACTCTGATGTTGAATTAAAACTTAAAGTTTAGTCAATTTCTAACCAACACTACATTATCTTGTATAGAACTTGTCCTGCAAAAAAGATTGATACTTGGGAGAATCTCATGAAGAAATTTATATTTCGATTCTACCCCAAGGTTAAGTCCGCTGAAGTAAGAAGATTCATAACCAATTTCAAGAATCTCAGCGGCGAAAGTTTAATGAGAGCCTACCTAAGATATAAAGGTACGGTTCAAAGTTTTCCCCATCATGATTTACCACCTTGGTATGTTTTGCACGTTTTTTATGGAGGATTtttatggaattagatttactatCCAGTGGATCTTTTATGGAACTCACCCCCGAGCAAGCATGGGTACGCCTAGATAAAGTTCATAGAAATAGAGAATCTTGGGGATTTGATCTTGGAAGTGAGGGAGAAATATAAACTGAACATGATTGTTTAAATTCTTATAAAAACACCAGACAACTAAAAGAAACTTCTAATGAGCTTAATCTTGACGATGTTATGGTACTagatgttcttcaagcatttacATAATTTATTGAAGCACCCAAGAAGGAATGACTTCATTATACTCCGCAACCTCAAACCATTGAAGCAACGCAAGTTGAAGCTGGAGTACCCAAAGTGGTACCCATTGAAAGGACGCCTTATAAGGAGCCGCTCCCTTTCCCAATGACAGCGGCAAAGGCACATTAGATCTCAACTCCTTGCagaacaaaaggaagaagagGTGGAAGAGGTAAGAGCACTAGAGGAAAATTTTAGTAATAAGGAACCTACTTATGAAGTTGCAGATGAGGAAGGTGAGGTAACTAAGGAGGGGATTTTAGCTACGTATGCACATTGCAATGTAGTTGAGCTCGACTCTTAAGCCTTGCAATTAGTAGAAGGTATGGTTAAAGAGAAAAATGTGGGGTAAACATGTCCTACCTTGCACTTTTGGTGGATCTTCTAATCATGGCCTCTATGATATTGGAATAACCgttaatgttatttcctatagatTTTATTTTGGTATCCAAGATGAACTTGAACATTCACAATTAGAATACACAAATATGACAATAATGCTAGTTGATAAGGCTCTTCGAGTCCCTATGGGATTAATAAGAAATGTACCTATTACGATAGGACCTTACACTtatcccattgattttgttgtcattGATATGCTAATTGATTCTCACTGTCAAATCATTTTCGGAAGAACATTTCTAAACACTGCAAGAGCTAATATTGATTGTAGGAAGGAAACCATCTTTCTTAAGTTTGGGGAGGAAATAATGAGCTTCCATTTCTCAAAGTTCGCTCATAAACCAAttatcgaagattttgaagaagaggaatttgaggaGGAAGGTAATCTCGGTAATCTTTCCGTGATACTTTATGATACTCCTGGAGATGATTTGGAAGCAAGTTTACTTGGAAATGAAAATGCTATGATAGAATTAGATAAAAGCGATGCTGAAAAATGTTTGGAATCTCCTCCTATAGCTGATAATTCAACTAATGAGGAATATGAAACACCTGAAAGAAAGGGATATGAAGATTTACCACCTCCAGAACTAAAACATCTCCCACCAGATTTAAAGTATAGGTTCTTAGAGAAACAAATATATATCATTTTATTGTAAGCACTAACGTTTcagaaaaggaggaagaacagTTAATGATGGTGGTTAAAATGCACCGTAAGGCCTTTGGGTATTCTTTGGATGGCTTTAAAGGGGTCGGTCTCTCAATGGACACTCATAGAATATTCATGGAAGATGGATCCCAACCTTCGGCTCATTTTCAAAGAAAACTTAAACttgagatgaaggaagtggtaagaaaagaAATCATCCGCATCGTCGACGCAGGTATCATTTATCATGTCAAAAAAAGTGATTGGGTAAGTCATGTTcattgtgtccctaagaaaggGGGATTTATTCCCATACCAATTAAAACACAATGAAATGGTCCCAACTAAAATTGGTGTaggatatagaatgtgcattgatttcagGAAACTAAATAAAGAAACTAGGAAGGATCATTGCCCATTGCCCTTTATAGATCAAACTTTGGAAAGCCTGCTAGACACTCTCATTTCTGTTATCTTGATGGATATTTGGGTTCTCCCAAATAGCTTTTCATTCGAgacaacaaagcaacaggtcatctctctatgcgctatatttttattgcttcatatgctatgtgttgttcttggagcgtcttttttttttgttttttttgttttgtttgttgtatcatatgttggatcccggcacatttgttttggagaaaaacCCGCTCCGTTTTAGTTGCACATAAAGCTCTAGTTTTTGCTGTTATTGTTTTGTGAGTGTTCtactttgctagtactgcgtttagctcttgttctttcatttttttccagagatcgttagtattctttatttatgtatgattagcattCTGGttcatattgtatttcatctctgagagctatttcaaataagttgattggtgttggatacgagtaaaatgtttcatgcctatAATGATGCAAAATGAatcttgtttagactgtggcataaactttggcatgtcatgttggatgttattcttttcatatgcttatttattgttgtatcatgatttgtctcaaatggctgagagtgcataaagtgtcattgaaagaatcatgtgttgtttcaatcataaaagcataatattgtggtattctcctttgatgctttattaggttgacttggcacatgcttataccatgttatgactataatcaGTCTAAAacttctatgatcatttagtttttgacttgtaatatcactttatgtttGATTgatatgttttgtcgctatgcatgattatgaccattactgctctcttagttggtcgctcatagtcttttgctagccttcgcatgtactgagtatgaactctactcgtgcatccaaccacctaaAACCAAAGTttaccaattgtgtccaccatatctacctagtggcATTATttgtattccaagtatattcatcatgcttttatttatctttcaaattacattttggcatgagaaaattagtcagtaaagctctcacgaacttgatggcacatttactttcttgcactattattcatgatctttgtttgagttacttttcatgttataacatcGTTGCTAAGttatattgaattatatctatcatgcctatgtttagagtactttgatcccagctaacaacgctttacaatgcttgatcaagattgtgttggcttcatgtcacctcgaaaattatttttttatcacttacctactcgaggacgagcaggagttaagcttgggcatgcttgatacgtctcaaacgtatctacaatttttgatgctcaatacttgttctacaccaatttatatatgttgtgctcatactttgtggcacttttatacatttgccgacactaacctattaacaagatgccacagttccaattccttgttttctgttgttttgtattttagaaaagttgtagaggaaatattcttgaaattggacgaaacaaaagccgaagtcaatatttttccgtaacggagacagagtccagaggggagccaaaggggggcagcagggcgaCCACCCAGGCCTAAGCGCGGTCTGGCCCTGGCccatgcctaggggtggtgtgggtcaccctggcctccaccgacatcgcccctcctcctatttaatcacgatctcgggaaaaccctgggcacccgagcctccatccatgaaaagttccgtcgcggccgccatcgcagacgaccctagctcgggagggttctaaagctcttcccggcaccccgccggagggggaaatcatcgccagaggtatctacatcaccatgcccgcctctgaagtgatgcgtgagtagttcatccctggactatgggtccatagcagtagcttgatggttgtcttctccaatttgtgcctcatgtttagatcttgtgagctgccctacatgatcaagatcatccttatgtacttctacatgttgtgtttgctaggatccgatgaatattgtatactatgttaagGTCGATTATatgttcatgtcatatgttatttgtgatcttgcatgctcttcgttcctagttgatactctggccaagtagatgcttctgactccaagagggggcatttatgctcgatagtaggttcatgcctctagttttctgggagagtgaaaataatttctaagattgtagatgtgttgttgctactagggagaaaacatcaatgttttatccaagggtaattctattgtttactttacacacattgcttactgcgataatctgttgcttgcaacttaatactgaaagtggttcggatgataatcggaaggtggattattacttatagacacagttggattacggtctatgtataatgttgtaatgcccaaacgaatctcaaaataatcatcttgtcatgtatggtcaacATTCTATCAATTtcacagctgtaatttgttcacccaacatgttatttatctttatggagagacacctctagtgaaccgtggatcccggtcctttcctttacactgataaattcaaccaccataatcctattctgtttacttactgcaaagctATGTTCTCTtttattactgcaaacatctctttccactcgatacgtctaatcctttgtgttcagcaaatcggtgagattgacaacctcactgtaagttggggcaaagtattttggttgtgttgtgtgcaggttccacgttgttgctgacgccggtagtgcgccctaccactagtaagctagcaacaccttcagaagtcacgcatttctcatactggtcgattaaaccttggtttcttattgagggaaaacttgttgctgtgctcatcataccttcctcttgtggtttcccaaccgcttccacaacaaccgtcaccaagattgtctggcgccatcagcgGAGCACCATCACACATACGGAGAGTTGTTGTATCCTTCATCGGCACCATTACTAGGTTAGCTACCCACTTGGCTTCATTGAGTTCTCGGATGAACCTAGCTTTtcggagccgattaacttctgCCGCGATGGCTTTCCGTTTTGGTTCTGAAAAATGACGCAACGTTTGCTGGACAGGTTTAGCTttagggtcaacattgagggcgtgctcagcgagttccctggaaaTACATGGCATGtcagatggttcccatgcaaatatttcccagtgctcacggaggaactcgatgagcgcgccttcctatgcgataaTAATATCAGCCTACGTGTTGATTGTTTTCTTCGGACCAGAGGGATGTACTTAATGCTTCTTTGCTTCTTTGGCAGCATCAAACTCGTCGGCTCTTGTACTCCGATTATCGGTAGGtggctgtgatacgtctccgacgtatcgataatttcttatgttccatgccacattat includes these proteins:
- the LOC124678635 gene encoding mitotic checkpoint protein BUB3.2-like — protein: MGRELAHPPKDGVSNLRFSRSSDRLLVSSWEKTVRLYDARANEPVGVVFTHKGPVLDCCFHDDDSGFSASADHVVRRLAFIADSSYRLGSHVGPVSCVEYSYDQGQVITGSWDKTIKCWDPRGVNGPQEHALIGTHNQPERVYSLSLAGYKLVVATAGRHVTVYDLRRMSEPEQRRMSFLGYQTRCVECYPNGTGFALGSVEGRVAMDFFDQTAAGLSKRYAFKCHRLNEGGRLVVCPVNAITFHPSYGTFATGGADGFVYTWDGESKKKLFQYPKHETSIAALSFSRDGSLLAVASSYTYEKGDIDHPPDKIFIRDVNDLEVKSRHAANLAPPQ